From a region of the Rhinolophus sinicus isolate RSC01 linkage group LG04, ASM3656204v1, whole genome shotgun sequence genome:
- the LRRC26 gene encoding leucine-rich repeat-containing protein 26 isoform X2: MPSPSFLSRRPPPVLLLLLSLWPIWAQVPVAATPTATPGSPDCPEACACEPGGQANCSGRALSAVPVGLSRRVRALLLDHNHVRALPSRAFVGSDALRHLDLRENGLRWVHARAFWGLGALQQLDLSANQLEALAPGTFASLRALRALSLANNRLVLLEPAALGALPLLHALSLQDNELSELAPNLLAGLPSLNALRLRGNPWACGCALRPLCAWLRRHPQPAPEAETLVCVSPGRLTLSSLTAFSDAAFSHCGQPLAPWDLAVIYALGPVSFLTSLATCLALGSVFTACRARRRRRAAASRPRRRPLNSDAGWASPADPGSPAAAAQV, translated from the exons ATGCCGAGTCCCTCCTTTCTGTCGCGGCGCCCGCCGCCGGTGTTACTGCTGCTGCTGTCGCTGTGGCCAATCTGGGCTCAAGTGCCCGTCGCAGCCACCCCCACGGCAACCCCGGGCTCCCCCGACTGCCCCGAGGCGTGCGCGTGCGAGCCGGGCGGCCAGGCCAACTGCTCGGGAAGAGCGCTGTCCGCGGTGCCCGTGGGCCTGAGTCGGCGTGTGCGCGCGCTGCTGCTGGACCACAACCACGTGCGCGCGCTGCCGTCCCGAGCCTTCGTGGGCTCTGACGCGCTGCGGCACCTGGACCTGCGCGAGAATGGGCTGCGCTGGGTGCACGCGCGGGCCTTTTGGGGCCTGGGCGCGCTGCAGCAGCTCGACCTCAGCGCCAACCAGCTGGAGGCGCTGGCGCCTGGTACCTTCGCGTCGCTGCGCGCGCTGCGCGCCCTCTCTCTAGCCAACAACCGGTTGGTGCTCCTGGAACCCGCGGCGTTGGGTGCACTCCCGCTGCTGCACGCGCTCAGCTTGCAGGACAACGAGCTGTCTGAGCTCGCACCCAACCTGCTGGCCGGCCTGCCGTCTCTCAACGCGCTGCGCCTGCGCGGCAACCCCTGGGCCTGCGGCTGCGCGCTGCGCCCGCTCTGCGCCTGGCTGCGCCGGCACCCGCAGCCAGCGCCAG AAGCCGAGACATTGGTCTGCGTGTCGCCGGGGCGCCTGACGCTCAGCTCCTTGACCGCCTTCTCCGACGCCGCCTTCAGCCACTGCGGGCAGCCACTCGCACCGTGGGACCTGGCGGTGATCTACGCGCTCGGGCCGGTCTCCTTCCTCACCAGCCTGGCCACCTGCCTAGCGCTGGGCTCGGTGTTCACCGCCTGCCGCGCGCGCCGCAGGCGCCGCGCCGCCGCCAGCCGCCCGCGGAGGCGACCTCTGAACTCCGACGCCGGCTGGGCCTCGCCTGCAGACCCTGGGAGCCCCGCTGCCGCCGCCCAAGTCTGA
- the LRRC26 gene encoding leucine-rich repeat-containing protein 26 isoform X1 produces MPSPSFLSRRPPPVLLLLLSLWPIWAQVPVAATPTATPGSPDCPEACACEPGGQANCSGRALSAVPVGLSRRVRALLLDHNHVRALPSRAFVGSDALRHLDLRENGLRWVHARAFWGLGALQQLDLSANQLEALAPGTFASLRALRALSLANNRLVLLEPAALGALPLLHALSLQDNELSELAPNLLAGLPSLNALRLRGNPWACGCALRPLCAWLRRHPQPAPAETLVCVSPGRLTLSSLTAFSDAAFSHCGQPLAPWDLAVIYALGPVSFLTSLATCLALGSVFTACRARRRRRAAASRPRRRPLNSDAGWASPADPGSPAAAAQV; encoded by the exons ATGCCGAGTCCCTCCTTTCTGTCGCGGCGCCCGCCGCCGGTGTTACTGCTGCTGCTGTCGCTGTGGCCAATCTGGGCTCAAGTGCCCGTCGCAGCCACCCCCACGGCAACCCCGGGCTCCCCCGACTGCCCCGAGGCGTGCGCGTGCGAGCCGGGCGGCCAGGCCAACTGCTCGGGAAGAGCGCTGTCCGCGGTGCCCGTGGGCCTGAGTCGGCGTGTGCGCGCGCTGCTGCTGGACCACAACCACGTGCGCGCGCTGCCGTCCCGAGCCTTCGTGGGCTCTGACGCGCTGCGGCACCTGGACCTGCGCGAGAATGGGCTGCGCTGGGTGCACGCGCGGGCCTTTTGGGGCCTGGGCGCGCTGCAGCAGCTCGACCTCAGCGCCAACCAGCTGGAGGCGCTGGCGCCTGGTACCTTCGCGTCGCTGCGCGCGCTGCGCGCCCTCTCTCTAGCCAACAACCGGTTGGTGCTCCTGGAACCCGCGGCGTTGGGTGCACTCCCGCTGCTGCACGCGCTCAGCTTGCAGGACAACGAGCTGTCTGAGCTCGCACCCAACCTGCTGGCCGGCCTGCCGTCTCTCAACGCGCTGCGCCTGCGCGGCAACCCCTGGGCCTGCGGCTGCGCGCTGCGCCCGCTCTGCGCCTGGCTGCGCCGGCACCCGCAGCCAGCGCCAG CCGAGACATTGGTCTGCGTGTCGCCGGGGCGCCTGACGCTCAGCTCCTTGACCGCCTTCTCCGACGCCGCCTTCAGCCACTGCGGGCAGCCACTCGCACCGTGGGACCTGGCGGTGATCTACGCGCTCGGGCCGGTCTCCTTCCTCACCAGCCTGGCCACCTGCCTAGCGCTGGGCTCGGTGTTCACCGCCTGCCGCGCGCGCCGCAGGCGCCGCGCCGCCGCCAGCCGCCCGCGGAGGCGACCTCTGAACTCCGACGCCGGCTGGGCCTCGCCTGCAGACCCTGGGAGCCCCGCTGCCGCCGCCCAAGTCTGA